The sequence TACATCGACCAGGTGCCGATGAAACGCCCGTGTGCCTACCGGGACGTCTGCAACGTTGTAGTGTTCCTCGCGAGCGATGAATCCGCCTATATGACAGGCCAGGCCATCAACGTAACCGGCGGCCAAGAGATGCGGTGACCACGGACGCCCCACCGGTCCCGGAGGATGCCGTTCGGTCTGTTCTGCTTGCGGCTGTTAATAGGCCACGAGATGACCAACTTCCAGAACTTGAACGGGTACGCCGTCCACGGATACCGGAACTGCCGCGCGCGTAGCGCGTGTGACGCGCTCAACCAAGACCTTTACCACGGGGGTTCCGGTCGCCGACAGACCTACCGCGTGCCCAACCGCGCCAGGTACCGCCATGAGCTCCGCCGCGTGAACGGCCTTGGCTCTGGATGCCTGGGCGAGACCGGCGGCCGCGCCGTTACCCTCGGCAGCTTTAGCGCCGCTGCCCGTACCTACCAGGGTGACGCCAAACGTGGCGAGCACGTCTTGGATCGGGTTTGCAATGGCCACGCGCGAACTGCCTGCGTATAGCAGTCCCACGGCACGCGGATTGGCTGACACATTCTCAACCAACAGTGAACCGGAATCACCCGCCTTGAGGAATTTGCCTGGCGAAATGAGGATCTGGCCTTCAAACGTAGAGACTATATCGTTACCGGCGCATTCATCTTCGTAGGAAATGGACACGGTAGCATCCAGTCCTGCCACCTTGCCGGTGGTGAGTCCGCTGGTGCGCCCGCTCTTCTTAACAGGTTGATTGACATAGGCCGCGACCGGCTGCGCAGAGATGACGCCAATCTCCAGAATGGCGCCCGACGGGTCCACGGCGCCGGGTATGACTGCGGCCAGCGCTGCGTCCACTACACTGATGCCGTTCGGGACGATGGGCGACCAGTCGGCGACATATCCCACGTAATCATCAGTAATGTCCGTGCAGGATACATCGACGTAACCGGGCTGGTTCACGGGGTCGCCCACTTGCGACACGACACCGTTGCCACCGGGCACGCTGTCGCCCGCGAAGACGTGAGTGTTGCTCAGGATGTACTGGTTGCCCATGGGGTCCTGCACCAGCGCGCCGAGTGTGCCGCTGCAACAATATCCGTTGGCGATATCGGCCAAGCTGCCGCCGGACACTCCAAGCTGGATGGGCCGTGTCTGCCGGGCTGTGTGGTCGGGCAGGGTCCGGGGTGGTTTCGGTTTCTTGGCTTGGCCCGCAGCGTCGCTAACCGAAGCGCCGAGCGCAACTGTAATCAGCGCGACAAGGGTCACCATGATTAGATTCTTGTCAAGTAAGCGTTTCATCGGACTCGACTCCTTCTAGGGGGCGGTACGGGAGGAACATCATTCACGTCGTTGAATGCACCCCTGATTCTTCACGAAAACACTCAAAATATGTCGTCGAAACCTGGCAACTACCCAGACTTTCTCACTTTCAATAGTTTTCAAGTTTGAAACAGTATTATACGACCGCGTGCCCGGATGTCAAGTGCTCGTGATGAAAGACCAAAGCCCGAGCATTGACGCTGAATTCATACAGGTCATTGTCCTGCTGGGTGGCCACGACCGCGAAGTGAGGCTCTCCCTGCACTCCGGGTGTGTCCCATTTCGCAGGAAAACGGAAAAACCGCCCCGCGCTGGAGAGGCGGGGCGGCATCTGGACAAAAACTGCGAGAGATTGTCTGGACGGACGAGCGTCACTTATCCTCGTACTTGAAGGACAACTTCACCTTTGCGCGGTAGGCGACTACCTTGTTGTTTTCGAGCTTCATGTCCAGTTCCGAGACCTCCGCCACGCGCAGGTCTCGCAGGTTCTTGCCCGCCTGTTCGACGGCGCTCTTGGCGGCATCTTCCCAGGACTTGGTTGAGGTGCCCACCAGTTCGATGACCTTGTACACACTTTCCGCCATGATTCGGCCCTCCGTTTTTGTGCCCCGCATGGGGGCGCCAATTGACCCAGTGTAGCGCGTGAGCGCGGATTCGGCAAGGGGCCGGTTGAAACGGGAGTCCCCGCATGACTTCCACGGCTTGGGCGGCGTCAAATGACGCCTTGGGCAAAGAGTGGGAGCCGGGCATGTGAGCGAACGTGACGGTCCATTGAAAAAGGGCGCGATGCCGCCCGTCAGTAGCGGCATTCCCGGGCTGCGCCGGCGAATGCCCACAGCTTCTCGGGCAAGGTCTCGAAGAAGTGGTCGCTCAACGAGCAGACGTAACCGCCATCGTAACCCACTTTTTCGAACAGGACGCGTACCGCGGCCCGAATCTGCTCCGGCGTGCCGTCTGTAACGACATTGAACTGGTCCATGCCGCCGATAAGCGCGAGGCGGTTGCCGATCTTCGCCTTGAACTCCCAGGGCTGCTGGTTGCCGCCGATTCCGGGCGGCGCGAGCGTCTCGGATACATCGCAGCCGTTCGCTACGATCATTTCCTCGATGCCCAGTGTGCCGCCGCAGGTGTGGTACGTGACGAGAAACCCGAGCTGATGCAGTGCATCGTGCATGGCTCGGTCGTAGGGCAGGCAGAATTCCCCGTGTATCGCGGGTGAAATAACGGTCGAGGAACCCGCGCCGCCGCCGGTCTCGATCAGGTCGAAGCGCGCGCCTTTGAGCGATTCGATGAACCGCAATTTCTTGTCCAGCAGTATCTTGAGAAATGCGTGCACCCAGTCCGGCTTTTCCAGGCACGCCGGGATCAGGTCGTTGACGTCCCTCAGACAGCACGCGTGCTGCCAGCATCCGGCTTGGTCGCCCCAAACGAATCCGCGCAGGATGCCCGCGTCGCCCACTTCGTCGTAGCGCCGGGCCACGGGCTTGGGATCGAGCGCGGGGACGGGCATGTACTTGCGGATGAGTTCGATGTCTTCGTCGTGCTTGACGAGGTATTCGGTGATCCACGTGGTCTTGCGGTCGCCCGCGGTCTTGTACGTGAGCCTGCCCTCCGGCGTGTGGATCGTGTGATGCGCGACGCGGTTGTCCGGGTCGTTGCTGATGACCGTCACTTCATCGCGCCACTGCGGCGTCGAGAACTTCGTGTAGTCCGCGTCCACGAGCCAGAACTGGCCCATGTCCTGGAAATACTGAATCTGCGCATCCATGCCGAACCGCGCAAATGCTTCGAGGTCGCTGATGCCGCCCAGGTACGTGTCGAGATGATAACCCTGCCACTGGTGTACCGAGACCGGGAGCCGGTCCGGTTTGCCGCGGCGCAGCGCGCACAGCAGGCGCTCCTTGCTGCTCATCAATCGCAATGGAAGACCTCCTGCATGTCCGCCCACCATTCGCCCTCGGCGCGCGTTTCCAGCGGCTGCTGGCACGGCTTGCACACGTCCCACCAACGCTGCGTCACGGGGTCCGCCGCCATCCGGGCCATGTCCGTGTCGAAATCGTTGCCCACGTACTCGAAATAACTGAACAAGAACCCGTCCTTGTGGTAAATCGAGTAGTTACGGATGTTGCACTCCCGGATCATCCTCAGCACTTCCGGCCACACGGCCGCGTGGAGCCGGACGTATTCCTCGAACTTCTCCGGCTGCACCCGGATCACGGAACCATAACGTTTCATGGCCTAACTCCTGATTTCGCCGGTGTCCAGGTCGAATTCGCCGAGATTCAGCGGATATGTCCCGTATTCGCGCGCGAGTTGCACCACGTAATCGTAGGTTGCGGGCGCGACGTTATCCGGAACCGAATGGTCCGATTGCAGGATGTATCCGCCGCCCTTGGCGGCGTTCAGCTTGGTCAGCACCTCGCGCCGCACCGCGTCCCGGTCGTTCGTGGCCAGCGCGACCACGTCGATGTTTCCGTTGAACGCCCAGCGCTTGCCGAAGCGGCGCTTGAGCTCCACCACATTCAGGCCCGCCTTCGCTTCGAGCGGGTTGTACGCGTCTACGCCCGCGTCGATCATGTCTTCGAAGACGGCCGACGCATTCCCGCAGCCGTGGTAGACCGCCTTGAGGCCCGCCGCGTGGACCGCGTCGCAGATGCGCTTCAACTGCGGCTTGTAGACCGCGCGCCAGTAGTCCGGCGAGAAGAACATGCCGCGGTCATACGCAATATCGCCCCAGATGTACATGCCGGAGAGCCTGCCTCCGGCGGCCGCGATTTGCCCCTCGACAATACCGGCCAGGAAGTCGCCGAGCCGCTCGATGAACTGCGCGACGCGGCCCGGGTCTTCGCCGAGCTTCATGAGCACGTTTTCCGCGCCGATGATGCGCCAGATCATCTCGTGCGGCTCGCAGACGCTACCGAATACGCAGAAATCGTCCGCGTAGGCGTTCACGCGGTCGACGAACGAAGGGAGGTTCAAGTTGAGTTCGTCGCCCACGCAATTGATCTGGTCGTCAATGGCGGAAAAGAAGCGGCGTTCGTCCCGGGGATCGTCAAAGCGGAATGCGTCCATCTGTTCAAACGTCTGCGTCTCGAATTCGGCATAGTGCGGCATGGGATACGTGTGCACACGTTCAATGACCGCGCCGAAACCCGTTTTCACGACTTTCCGCTCGGGGGTGTTCTCGATGACCTCGATGCCGGTGATATGCGGGTCCATGTTCGGGTTGATGACGATGAGGTCAAGGTCCCAGTAGCGATACGGGTCGAAGTCCTCGCCTACGGGCAGTTCCGCCTTGGCGCGGCGCAGGAAATTCGTCCAGAAGAATTCGCCGATGGGCACGCGATCTCCTTCGCGGTGTTGAAGCGCGGCCATCACGCGCGCTGTCTTGACTGCTGCCCGCATCGCATTGTCCCTCCTGCCCGTGGTGCCCCGCGCCTCCCCGCGGCCATAGGCTACCAGTCCGCTCAGTGCGGATGCATCTTTCGCGGGAACGCCGGCGGCCGCGGTTCGGGCTATAATCGCGATTGAGAAGGAGTGCGCGGGAATGAAGCGATATATCTTGCCTGCCGGATTTGCCGCGTGGTGCGCGGCGGTCCTTGCCGCGGCGCCGGTCGCCGATGAGTCCCGCGGCGTGGAACGGGTCTACGAGGGTTTTGTTCAAGCCCCGGCGGAGTGTCAGCCGCGCACGCGCTGGTGGTGGATGGGGAATGCCCTGCGCAAGGAGGATATCACCTGGCAACTGGACCAGATGTGTGCCCAGGGTATCGGCGGCGTGGAACAGATTTCGATGGAACCGGTTTACGCCAAGGGCAATCACGCCTATCTGTCACGGGAGTATTTTGAACTGCTCCGCTTCGCCGTCGAGGAGGCGGGCAAGCGGGGCATGCAGTTCTCGGTCAATTTCGGCGGTCCGGGCTGGATTTGGGGAGGGGACTGGGTACCCAGAGAAGACCAGAGCAAGGTTCTTCTTGCGAGCGCCATGCAGGTCGAAGGCCCGCGCACTTTTTCCGGCGCGCTACCCAGGCAAGCGGCGCTGAATCCGCGCGATGTGCCGCGCTCGACACCAGTTATTGCGGACGAGGACCATTTGACAAAGGCCGTCGCCGCGCGCATGGAAGGAGAGAGGCTGTGCGCGGATACGCTCATGGACTTGTCGCACCTGCTGCGGGGGGACGCCATCACCTGGGCTGTGCCGGAGGGACGCTGGCAACTGATGGCGTTCTGGCTCACGCAGCGGGACAGCGCGGATGCCGTGGACCATCTCGACCCGGGCGCGATGGCGCGATATTGCGCCGCGTTGGGCGCGAAGTATGAAGATGCGATTGGCGCGCATTTCGGGACAACGGTGGACTCCTTCTTCGGCGACAGCTTCGAGGTGCCCATCTATCGCAACGGGCTTTACTGGAACGATGGGCTCTTTGCGGCGTTTGAGGAGAAGACGGGCTACGACCTTGTGCCGTGGCTACCCGCTCTGTGGTGGGACGTGGGCGGCCTTTCCTCGAAGGTCCGCTATGACGTGAATGCCTTTCTTCACGCACGGGGTATGGAAGCGTTCTTCCAGACGTTTCTGGACTGGTGCGAGCGGCACGGTGTGCAGGGCCGGATACAACCCTATGGTTTCGTGACGGACAACATCGAAGGCGCGGGCAAGGCGCACATTCCCGAGATGGAGGTTACCGCGGGCGAAAAGGACGCAGTGCCGTGGTTCGACACGCGCATCGGGCCGAAGCAGTATGTGGCCTCGGGCGCGCACCTGTACGGGCGGAACATCGTCAGCACGGAATCGTTTACGTACCTGCATTGGGAGCCCTATCGCGCGACACTGGAGGAATTGAAGGCCGCGACAGACGGATATCTGCTCGCGGGCGCGAACCAGTTCTACAATCACGGCTTCATCGCGTCGCCGGAGCGCGGCATTGTGCCCACCCGCGGTTTCTTCGCCGCTATTCGCATCAGCCCCGAGAACATCTGGTGGCCGTGCTATCACCATCTGGCCGCCTATACCGCGAGGTGCTGCTGGCTTCTGCGCCAGGGTCGGTTTGTTGCCGATGTGGCCGTGTATTCGCCCTTGGCGAACCAATGGACGCAGAGCGCGCTGAATGCGCGGAAATGGACGCGCGAATTCGACTGGGGCGGCCTGGGACAGTTGCTCATGGCGAATGGATACGGGTTTGATCTCGTGAACGACGACGTGTTTCAGCACCGCGCCTCGTGGGACGGTTGCGCACTTCGCCTCGGGGAAATGACGTACCGCGTTCTGGTACTGCCGGATGTCCAGGCTATGCCGCTCGAGACATTGCGGCAGATCGAGGCTTTTGTGCGGCAGGGCGGCGCCGTGATCGCGCTGGAGCGCGTTCCCGAGTCATCGACGGGCATGCAGGACCACGCGCGCAAGGACGCGGAGGTGCAGCGCATATGCTCGGAACTGTTTCGCCAAGCCGCGGAAGCGGACGACGCCGACCTCAAGGATTGCGGGCGCGGCCGCACCTTCTTTCTCAAGAGCGTGATGTACCGCGAAGACCCGCTCGACTGGCGCAGCGCGCCGCTCGATCCCTTTCTCAAGACGTTGAGGCAATGCGTGGCGCCGGACATGGACATTGATCTTGTGGCGGAAAACCGGAGAAAGAATGAAGGGCTTGCTTGCATACACCGCAACGGCGATGGGATGGAGATCTATTTCCTCTCGAATGTGCAGGAGACGCCCATCGATTACGATGTGGGTCTCCGCGCGACACGGGGGCGGCCCTTCGTCTGGAACCCGCAGACGGGCGAGCGGCGGCCGCTGCTGGCCTATAGACATGACGAGCACTACACGCGCTTTGCGTTGTCCCTGCAACCATTTGAGTCCCGTTGTATCGTGTTTGAAGAGACGGACAGCGCGCAGGAATACCCTCATGTGACCGAAAACGATTTCGCGGATATCCTCCAGGCGGACGCGTCGGGTTTCAACGCACTGGCGTCGCGCAACGGGCCGCATGCCTATTCATTTGACGACGGCGGCGCGATTAGAAGCGGGGTCGAGGTTGTTTCCGGCCTGCCCGCGGCATATGAAGTGAATGGCTTGTGGAACGTGCGGTTTCCCGAAGAGGTAATCACGGGAGAGGCCCTGCGCTGGACCGGTCTGAAATCCTGGACGGAGGAGGAGCGGCTGCGGCATTTCAGCGGGCAGGCGCACTATACCATCGGTTTNNNNNNNNNNNNNNNNNNNNNNNNNNNNNNNNNNNNNNNNNNNNNNNNNNNNNNNNNNNNNNNNNNNNNNNNNNNNNNNNNNNNNNNNNNNNNNNNNNNNTGTGGAACGTGCGGTTTCCCGAAGAGGTAATCACGGGAGAGGCCCTGCGCTGGACCGGTCTGAAATCCTGGACGGAGGAGGAGCGGCTGCGGCATTTCAGCGGGCAGGCGCACTATACCATCGGTTTCGAACTGCCGGATAGTTATCTCGCGGAAGATATAATCCTCAGGTTGTCGCTGGGCGTGGTGGGCAACGTCGCGGAGGTGCGCCTGAATGGCCGGCCCGTGGGTGTGTATTGGATGACCGGGCAGGAATTCGGCCTCGAGGGCATCGCCCGGCGAGGCGGCAATACGCTCGAAGTGGCGGTCACCAATACGTTGATCAACCGCGTGTCCGGGCTTGGTGCGTTTCCAGATGTGCCGGAAGAACTGCGTCCTGTTTTCGGGGCGGGTCCGCGCGCATCGGCCCCGGAAGCGGAGAAGCTCCTGGGTTTTGAACCTTTGCCGCGGTCCGGCCTGCTGGGTCCCGTTCGCATCGTGCCTTTCAAGCGCGCAGAGATCCGGATGAATGCGTCTCCGGCGTCCCAGGCGGGGTAACCGCCGCTGTTGGGTGCGCGGGCGCTCGCGGCCTCGTCCCTCGTCCTCCCGTGTTGAAGGGGGCATTCCGTCAACGCGGAGATGTGCGGGGTCCCTGGCGTATTCATTTCCGGATTCTGCTTTCTTGGGCGAGCTGTTCGCCGGTTCATGCCATTGAAACTGTGGTGTTCGGCTATTGGTCCCTTGTACGGGGCGAGGGATCGGAGACCAATGCAGCGTGCGCCGTGGCGAGAGTACAATACCGCGGAAGTCCGGGCGGACATGAGTCTGACGACGGGAACGACGCAACCGGCAGGGGAGAGAAGCACATGGACCGGCGCAAGTTCTTGAGATGGCTGGGTTCTGGGGCTGTGGCGTTGGGCGCCGCGGAGTGCGCGCGTGTGCCGTGGGCCTACGCGGCGGATTCAGCGCGCCTGGCGTCCGCGGGGGCGCAGGGGAGACCGAACGTTCTCTTCATCGCGGTAGACGATCTCCGGCCTGAATTGGGTTGCTACGGCAACGCGGTCATCCAGTCGCCGAACATCGACCGGCTCGCGGCGCGGGGCCTCGTGTTTCGTCATGCCTATTGCCAGCAGGCGGTATGTTCGCCGTCCCGTTCGAGCCTCCTGACCGGCACGCGGCCCGACACGACACAGGTCTGGGACCTTGAGACCCATTTCCGGACGGCGCTGCCCGATGTGGTCACGCTGCCGCAGTTGTTCAAGAACGAGGGTTACTTCGTGCAGGGGATGGGAAAAATCTACCACGGCGGCCTGGATGACCCCGCGTCCTGGTCCACGCCATGGACGGCGCCGGGTGTGAAGACCCCGGCGGACGCACGGGCACTGGAACCGGACGAGATGGAGCGCCGCGCCCGGCAGGCGCGGGCCAAACGCCGCAAAGGGGATCGCGGTGTTCCGTTTCAGGCGGTGGACGGTCCGGATAATTCGTTGAACGACGGCGTGCTCGCGGACATGGCCGTGGCCGCGTTGCAGGGGTTGTGCGAGAAGGAACAGCCATTTTTCCTCGCGGTTGGCTTCGTGAAGCCGCATTTGCCCTTCATCTCGCCGAAGAAATACTGGGATCTCTACGACCCGGAGAAGATCCCGCCCGCCCCGAATCCGTTTCTGCCGAAGGGCGCGCCGCCCTATGCGCTGGCGGAACGCAATGAGTTGTGGAGCTATGACGGAGTGCCGGACACGAGCCTGTTGCCGGACGACTACGCGCGCCAGTTGAAGCACGGCTACTACGCCGCAGTCAGCTTCATGGACGCGCAGGTGGGCCGCGTGCTGGATGAACTCGAGCGGCTCGGCCTGCAGGATGACACCATCGTCGTGCTGTGGGGCGACCACGGCTGGAAACTGGGCGAACATGGCTGCTGGTGCAAGCACAGCAACGTCGAGAACGACACCAACGCGCCGGTGATCCTCTCCGTGCCGGGGATGGCGCACGCAGGCTCGAGCACGGACGCGCTCGTGGAGTTCGTGGATATCTACCCGACCCTGGCGGACTTGGCCGGGCTTCCGAAACCCGCGCATCTTGAAGGCGCAAGCGCCGCGCCGCTGCTTGCGGAGCCGGACCGCGAATGGAAGCGCGCCGCGTTCAGCCAGTATCCGCGCACGCACGAGAAGAAGCGGCTCATGGGCTATTCGATGCGCACGCGCCGCTACCGGTTCACGCGCTGGGTCGATCGCGACGACTCCGCCCGGGTCGAGGCCGTGGAGTTATACGACCACGAGACCGACCCGCAGGAAAACGTCAACATCGCGGGCGACCCGAAGAACGCCGCGCTGGTCGAGGAACTGACGCGGCAGTTGGTGGCGGGCTGGCGCGGGGCGCTGCCTTCTTGAGGCGGGGCGGAAACTCACCGCGATAGCGACGGGGTGGACAGGCGCACGTCGCGGCCGTACTGCATCGACCGGCCGAAACGCAGGTAGTCGAATCCGAACCGGGCACGGATGCGGTCCACACTTTCGAGGGCGTGTTCCCATTTTTCCACCGTCTTGCGCCCGAACAGACAAAGCTGGTGCTGGTTGTAGCTGAGCGCGGACAGGTTCACGCCGATGAGCCGGACGCGCGCGCGCCGCGCCCGCGCCTTGGGCGTCAGTTCGCGGATCGCCTCGACGATATCCCGGTCCACGCAGGTGGGCATGGGCAGCATCTTCGCGAAGGTGTGAGTCTCGAAATCGGCGTAGCGCACCTTGAGTGTGACGCGACGCGTTTCGAACCCATCCTCGCGCAGCGTGTGCGCCGCCCGTTCCGTGAGATACGCGAGCACGCGCCCGATCTCGTTCCAGTCGAGCAGGTCGCGCTCGAAGGTCGTCTCCCGGCTGATCGATTTCGGCGGCGTGTCTATCTCGACTTCCGCCGAGGCGACGCCGCGCGCCGCCTGCCGCAGGCCGACCGCCGCGGTCAGGCCGAAGACCCGTTCGAGCACCGGGGCCGGCGCCGCCGCAAGCTGGCCGATGGTCAGGATGCCCAGTCCTTCGAGCACCTCGCAGGTGCGCGGGCCCGCGCCGGGCAGTTTGCGCACCGGCAGCGGCGCGAGATAGGCCGCCTCGCCGCCCGCGTCCACGCGCACGTAGCCGTCCGGCTTGCCCTCGCCCGTCGCCACTTTCGCCACCAGCTTGTTCGGCGCGACGGCGATGGTGCAGGGCAGGCCCGTGCGCGCGCGGATGGCCGACTTGAGATAGCCCGCGATGGCGTCGTCGCCGCCGAAAAGCCCCTGCGAGCCCGTCACGTCCACGTATGCCTCGTCGATCGACGCCATCTGCACCAGCGGCGACACTGTCTGTAGCAGCGCGTGCACCTGCCCGGACGCCGCCTCGTAATGCGCGAAATTGCCGTGCATGAAAATCCCGTGGGGGCAGCGCCGCCGCGCCTCTGCCAGCGGCATCGCCGAGTGGACGCCGTACTGCCGCGCCTCGTACGACGCCGTGCACACCACCCCGCGCGATTCCTGGTCGCCGCCGATAATCAGCGGCTTCCCGCGCAGGCTCGGGTCGCGCACCTGCTCCACCGACGCGAAGAACGCGTCCATATCGATATGCAGAATCCGATGGTTCATGACAGAATTACTGAAAATTTGTACAGTTAGATTCTAGCGCATCCGCCGCCGGCTGTCAAGGAAGAAAAACGGGGGGGAGAAACCCCGAAAAAGTCAACTGTTCTCGCACGGAGCCGCGGAGGGCACAGCGCGTCACGCGCAGGGGGCAACGCGCACCCGCATGGGTGATTGGCCGCGGACACTTCAGGAAACCGTTGCCGCCGGGTTGATGGGCCTTTCCGTAACGAATCGGGTTCTGGAGGGTATCATGCGCGACCGGCGGGCTGACCGACCACTTTGGGAAGTCTCTTTATCTCGCTGGCGTTTAATAACTTACGGGCCTGATGACGGCTGGGCCGCGGAAGAAACACTAGGGTAAACGCTGCATGAAACGACTTTTGTGTCTGGATGTTCTTCGGGGCGGTTTCATCGTCATGGTAATTGTCTTCCATGCGTGGGGCCACCTGCTGTTCATTAACGCGACGCTGATTGCGCGGGAGGAGATCAGCCTGTGGGTGATGGTGCTGTTTGCGCCGCTCATTCTGCTGGGTACGTGGGCGCCGATTTTCGCGCTGATCAGCGGCGCGGCGACGGGTTACGTGCTCTCCAATCTCGAGGAACAACGGCGGGCCGGGCTGAGTTCGCGCGGCAGCGTGGGCGCGTACGTGCGGGGCACGTACTGGAACAGTCTGATGCTGTTCCTCTGCTCGCTGTTCCACATGGCCGTGCTGCATTTCGCCGTGAAGTTCAACGGCGAGGTGCGCCATTCGTTCCTGACGGGTTCGATCGAGCGGGGCTACTTCGCGAAGGGCGACGTGGACCTGCTGTTTTTCACGGACGCGGTGGCGCTTGTGGCCATGGCGGGGATCGTCATTGCCACTACGCTGGGCCTGCTCTGGCGCGGCAAGGGCTACGACCGCACCCGACGGACGTATGTCACGCTGTCCGTCATGGGCGTGCTCTGGTTTGCCGTCACGCCGGTGTTGCACGGGCTCTTCGACGGGGCGTTTTTCAGCGCGGTCACGGACCGGCGGCTGGTCCCCGCCATCCTGCTCAAGCTCCTTGTCGGTCCGCCGCACAGCACGTTCCCGAACGCGGGTTTTGCCCTGTTCGGCGCGGTGCTGGGTATCGCGGTTGCCCGGCATGAGGACTGGCGTTTCGTGCGCAACTACGGCTTGGGTTTCGGCGGCCTCTCCCTGGCGGCGGGGTTGTTGATCCTGGCTGTTTCGGGGGTGCCGCTGGGGCCTGAGCGCGTCGGCACGGCCCTGCCGGTTCAATTACACATGGTGAACCTGGGCCTGATGCTGCTGCTGGCGGTGTATTGCATAAAGAAGTTCGAATACCAGGACACCCTGCGCCGTTTCGACTTAGCTCGGCACACCACGGGTATTCGCCGGTTCGGCTTGATGGCCATGAGCATCTACATCTGCGAAAGCCTGCTGTGCGTGCTGAACATGAAGTGGTTCCTGCCGCTGTTCGAGGGCGGCCCGCTCGCGTGGCGCTACGTCGGCCTGTTCTCGTTCGCCGGGATGCAAGTCCTGCTCTGGTACGGCATCCTGCTCTTGTGGGAAAGGGTCAATTTCAAGTACAGCATCGAGTGGTGGGTGGTCACGATTGTGGGATGGCTGCGCGGCCGCCGCTCGACGCGGCTCGAAGTGCAGGAAGTGCTCTATCACCCGGTACGCCTGGCGGACCAATGAGATTGGCGCGGCCAGCATCCGAAGGAAGGCGGCCGCGCCGGTTGTTTTCGCCGCTTGGCTTCGCGGCGTCTTGTTCGCTTACTTGTCGCCCATTGCAGCCGAGATCATAAACGCCAGGATGGTGAAGTAGAGCTGGAAAAACATGACCTCCGCT comes from Candidatus Hydrogenedentota bacterium and encodes:
- a CDS encoding dodecin domain-containing protein: MAESVYKVIELVGTSTKSWEDAAKSAVEQAGKNLRDLRVAEVSELDMKLENNKVVAYRAKVKLSFKYEDK
- a CDS encoding L-rhamnose mutarotase, yielding MKRYGSVIRVQPEKFEEYVRLHAAVWPEVLRMIRECNIRNYSIYHKDGFLFSYFEYVGNDFDTDMARMAADPVTQRWWDVCKPCQQPLETRAEGEWWADMQEVFHCD
- a CDS encoding sulfatase, whose product is MDRRKFLRWLGSGAVALGAAECARVPWAYAADSARLASAGAQGRPNVLFIAVDDLRPELGCYGNAVIQSPNIDRLAARGLVFRHAYCQQAVCSPSRSSLLTGTRPDTTQVWDLETHFRTALPDVVTLPQLFKNEGYFVQGMGKIYHGGLDDPASWSTPWTAPGVKTPADARALEPDEMERRARQARAKRRKGDRGVPFQAVDGPDNSLNDGVLADMAVAALQGLCEKEQPFFLAVGFVKPHLPFISPKKYWDLYDPEKIPPAPNPFLPKGAPPYALAERNELWSYDGVPDTSLLPDDYARQLKHGYYAAVSFMDAQVGRVLDELERLGLQDDTIVVLWGDHGWKLGEHGCWCKHSNVENDTNAPVILSVPGMAHAGSSTDALVEFVDIYPTLADLAGLPKPAHLEGASAAPLLAEPDREWKRAAFSQYPRTHEKKRLMGYSMRTRRYRFTRWVDRDDSARVEAVELYDHETDPQENVNIAGDPKNAALVEELTRQLVAGWRGALPS
- the dinB gene encoding DNA polymerase IV; translation: MNHRILHIDMDAFFASVEQVRDPSLRGKPLIIGGDQESRGVVCTASYEARQYGVHSAMPLAEARRRCPHGIFMHGNFAHYEAASGQVHALLQTVSPLVQMASIDEAYVDVTGSQGLFGGDDAIAGYLKSAIRARTGLPCTIAVAPNKLVAKVATGEGKPDGYVRVDAGGEAAYLAPLPVRKLPGAGPRTCEVLEGLGILTIGQLAAAPAPVLERVFGLTAAVGLRQAARGVASAEVEIDTPPKSISRETTFERDLLDWNEIGRVLAYLTERAAHTLREDGFETRRVTLKVRYADFETHTFAKMLPMPTCVDRDIVEAIRELTPKARARRARVRLIGVNLSALSYNQHQLCLFGRKTVEKWEHALESVDRIRARFGFDYLRFGRSMQYGRDVRLSTPSLSR